In Dermatophagoides farinae isolate YC_2012a chromosome 9, ASM2471394v1, whole genome shotgun sequence, a genomic segment contains:
- the Caf1-55 gene encoding chromatin assembly factor 1 p55 subunit, with the protein MGDSKQEAAVEERIINEEYKIWKKNTPFLYDLVMTHALEWPSLTAQWLPEVQRPTGFDYSVHKIILGTHTSDEQNHLVIATVQLPNEDHSFDASYYDIDTNEYGGFASVAGKIEIIQKINHEGEVNRARYMPQNSNVIATKTPSSDVLIFDYTKHPIKPADKACNPDLRLKGHQKEGYGLSWNANLSGHLLSASDDQTICLWDINSNTRSDKVIDALSIFNGHTSVVEDVAWHLLHESLFGSVSDDQTLMIWDTRSRDTNKPAQVVDAHLAEVNCLSFNPFSEFILATGSADKTVALWDLRNIKVKLHTFTSHKDEIFQVQWSPHNETILASSGTDRRLNIWDLSRIGEEQTNEDAEDGPPELLFIHGGHTAKISDFAWNPSDPWVICSVSEDNIMQVWQMAENIYTEEETEANPNDLE; encoded by the exons atgggcGATTCTAAACAAGAAGCCG CGGTTGAAGAACGTATCATTAATGAAGAATataaaatatggaaaaagaaTACACCATTTCTTTATGATTTGGTTATGACACATGCATTAGAATGGCCATCATTAACAGCACAATGGCTGCCTGAAGTACAAAGACCTACTGGTTTCGATTATAGTGTACATAAGATAATACTTGGTACACATACATCGgatgaacaaaatcatttggTTATAGCTACGGTTCAATTACCGAATGAAGATCATAGTTTTGATGCCAGTTATTATGATATCGATACAAATGAATATGGTGGCTTTGCATCGGTTGCtggtaaaattgaaatcatccAAAAGATTAATCATGAAGGTGAAGTTAATCGTGCACGTTATATGCCACAAAATTCCAATGTTATTGCAACGAAAACACCATCAAGtgatgttttgatttttgattacaCAAAACATCCAATTAAACCGGCTGATAAAG CTTGTAATCCCGATCTACGATTGAAAGGTCATCAAAAAGAAGGCTATGGTCTTTCATGGAATGCCAATCTTAGTGGACATTTATTATCGGCTTCGGATGATCAAACCATTTGTTTATGGgatataaattcaaataccAGATCGGATAAAGTGATTGATGCATTATCTATTTTTAATGGTCATACATCGGTGGTTGAAGATGTCGCATGGCATCTATTAcatgaatcattatttggtTCAGTTTCTGATGatcaaacattgatgatttggGATACGCGATCAAGAGATACGAATAAACCGGCACAAGTTGTCGATGCTCATCTGGCCGAAGTTAattgtttatcattcaatccaTTTTCGGAATTCATTTTGGCTACCGGTTCGGCTGATAAAACCGTTGCACTTTGGGACTTGCGTAACATTAAAGTCAAATTGCATACATTTACATCGCATAAAGATGAAATATTTCAAGTACAATGGTCACCACATAATGAAACTATACTTGCATCATCCGGTACTGATCGTCGTTTGAATATCTGGGATTTAAGCCGTATCGGCgaagaacaaacaaatgaagatGCCGAAGACGGACCACCCGAACTTCTTTTCATACATGGTGGTCATACAGCTAAAATTTCTGATTTTGCTTGGAATCCAAGTGATCCGTGGGTAATTTGTTCTGTATCAGAAGATAATATTATGCAAGTTTGGCAAATG GCGGAAAATATTTATACGGAAGAAGAGACAGAAGCCAATCCAAATGATCTCgaataa
- the atl gene encoding atlastin GTPase: MGDRHETAIINDNGSSTSSQTSSTNGDYEMITNPMEQLIGQPIQIVKVTDERKFELDVDALGSILLRDSIRDTPVVVVSIAGDFRKGKSFMLNHFLGYLQANSSNHNNNNNNNNNGQNDGSSSLSPSNDDWLADPTAPLKGFSWRGGCQRDTTGILMWSEPFLVRTSDDKEVAVILMDTQGAFDSEYTVKDSATVFALSTMTSSIQVFNIMHNLQEDNLQVLEIFLEYGRLALESVHEKPFQKLVFLIRDWSYPYEHPYGFDGGHRLLEKKLELKETMPEQLQRVRRKIRECFKEIGCFLMPHPGARVATAQNFDGRLGDYDQDFAHHLRQFVPNLLAPSRIIPKEIGGRPITGRQLLEYFKVYINVFAGDTMPEPKTMLEATAEANNLNAVAVVKDMYTNEMEAICGGNQPYINPTTLEQRHADLLVKCMDEFDTIPKMGGAEYSVSYRERLEEELGQAFEHFAIQNKSKNVFGLFGTPLILLMACFICFMTARIIEVFGIQKVANIFVSIGTIDLAIFIAYVFGRYSGNYPSFVSIIDHFSEELWLFLLDKLQTFIQSHTASSITQATGLNVTSTTSAAVNMTRSFSTNQTNTTSSSGWAGGTGSSSGGGGGSHQLQTELHKRKTRKD, encoded by the exons ATGGGTGATCGACATGAAACtgcaataataaatgataatggatcatcaacatcatcgcagacatcatcaacaaatggtGATTATGAAATGATTACCAATCCAATGGAACAATTAATTGGACAGCCAATACAGATTGTAAAAGTAACTGATGAACGtaaatttgaattggatGTTGATGCACTTGGTTCAATTCTATTACGAGATTCAATTCGTGATACacccgttgttgttgtatcgaTTGCTGGTGATTTTCGTAAAG gaaaatcatttatgttgaatcattttcttgGCTATCTACAAGCAAATAGTtcgaatcataataataataataataataataataatggtcaaaatgatggttcatcatcattatcaccatcaaatgatgattggttaGCCGATCCAACAGCACCATTGAAAGGATTTTCATGGCGTGGTGGATGTCAACGTGATACAACCGGTATACTTATGTGGTCTGAACCATTTCTTGTTCGTACATCGGATGATAAAGAAGTGGCTGTCATTCTTATGGATACACAGGGTGCCTTTGATAGTGAATATACTGTAAAAGATTCGGCCACTGTATTTGCATTGTCAACGATGACATCATCGATACAAGTTTTCAATATAATGCACAATCTACAAGAGGATAATCTACAGGTATTGGAAATTTTCCTTGAATATGGCCGTCTTGCATTGGAATCTGTACATGAAAAACCATTTCAAAAATTAGTGTTTCTCATACGTGATTGGTCATATCCATATGAACATCCATATGGATTTGATGGTGGCCATAGATTATTAGAAAAGAAATTGGAACTTAAAGAAACCATGCCCGAACAATTACAACGGGTTCGCCGTAAAATTCGTGAATGTTTCAAAGAGATTGGCTGTTTCCTTATGCCACATCCTGGTGCTCGTGTTGCTACTGCACAGAATTTTGATGGTCGTCTTGGTGATTATGATCAGGATTTTGCTCATCATCTTCGTCAATTTGTTCCAAACCTGTTGGCACCTAGCCGAATTATACCCAAAGAAATCGGTGGCCGTCCAATAACTGGACGACAATTGTTGGAATATTTCAAAGTTTATATCAATGTATTTGCTGGTGATACAATGCCTGAACCGAAAACCATGTTGGAAGCGACGGCTGAAGCAAATAATCTGAATGCCGTGGCCGTTGTTAAGGATATGTATACGAATGAAATGGAAGCCATTTGTGGTGGTAATCAACCGTATATAAATCCGACAACATTGGAACAACGACATGCTGACTTACTGGTCAAATGTATGGATGAATTTGATACTATTCCAAAGATGGGAGGTGCTGAATATTCTGTATCATATCGTGAACGGCTTGAAGAAGAGCTGGGTCAAGCATTCGAACATTTTGCCATACAaaataaaagtaaaaatGTTTTCGG CCTGTTTGGTACACCATTAATCCTGTTAATGGCctgtttcatttgtttcatgaCTGCACGTATCATTGAAGTTTTCGGTATCCAAAAAGTGGCCAAcatatttgtttcaattggtACGATAGATTTGGCTATATTCATTGCATATGTCTTTGGTCGTTATTCGGGTAATTATCCCAGTTTCGtatcgattattgatcatttttccGAAGAGCTTTGGTTATTT TTATTGGATAAGCTACAAACATTCATACAATCACATACAGCATCATCTATAACACAAGCTACCGGTTTGAATGTAACATCAACTACTTCAGCAGCCGTAAATATGACTAGAAGTTTTTCAACCAATCAAACGAATACTACCTCATCATCCGGTTGGGCTGGTGGTAcaggtagtagtagtggtggtggtggtggtagccATCAATTACAAACAGAATTACATAAACGAAAAACGCGGAAAGATTga